A DNA window from Ranitomeya imitator isolate aRanImi1 chromosome 2, aRanImi1.pri, whole genome shotgun sequence contains the following coding sequences:
- the TTI1 gene encoding TELO2-interacting protein 1 homolog, whose product MASKTYSQSAFESLRPFCVKLTVEQTVQNVKNLRTQISTTDVSTLQHLLDYVLFPLRFSLKTSTGPKNPGLAQAVLECITYILSITHMKNAVSLKDMFSEVCSCLPPDPHQPVPEELKLAVVLALHSLLRSSRDEILCVLYKPSILPEMGFTITLLLRFAELEKSRELRLEALNCLERLLVPSLKQMIHLGDLFASFLPGVCTVLTRIICGDPKQGYRITTCALRLWCEIVSTVMSDESLAKVAETKPVFPELSSRVAELMVHRDRTWVKHSASRLLIHLDKIIEHCTADPHWRVRLTLVDFAYILHIRCWNSLEEAAGNFLRILVGYLSDDRPEVKARTRAVLLEIPKLRPASRTLGDVLAESLHSLAVTLPRLLSSQDDQGKLHTLTLLHGYMQLLGPRLNITLHSPAHLQRLSFALLQTLELDLSSIKVVEERLPSSVGSLKEQDLAHAGMQQKSFRFFRDPRILSSIQSVCRLLGYYGDFYLLTDHFLGLYRAQRMPAVIVLNQLVLGAAGIDIEALYGCHQAMEANELLDAIRPVLEEYTDPANWQLLTCKDRDDLVDQLELLHVGGPAKPAIGDMTVNAWKLCLQLEGISCFAQALGYNFRLLLISTLYPLLEKAGDPSLMVSGTAVVALGNVSQACGYKNINQLIELNVDYLASEVSVGLRRVRRHHGGAACVLHAMLENCGPSLLPLLYELVQDLLPALDKSQNEGAIILFPVLHSLITRLGKWFPSPEVTTQPVTNTSIQPQLSGESMAQEMAQFLQDHVEQIRVARGDVEEEEAADILPPSEEEKDDHKPPLPIHVQITKEVAEKCTHFLSHSDTQLRIQALDTLRVALIPLHSQENVLLPLAHKIWPCLVKRLLQDEPLVLLRAFQMLVSLAALCKDFIRQRVCKDALPAFLTSLRSQALVSCHAGPVYSHTLGFKLQKALLDGLGTLCVDLALGDSDLLEVVDSCTLYLSARQPKQLQEAAVRTLLGVSQLDPDIVWLHLCQWQNPPEVPHSSLVPPSWTTKPHDEYTQNVCNLLQKL is encoded by the exons ATGGCATCCAAGACATATTCACAAAGCGCTTTTGAAAGTCTTCGTCCATTTTGTGTTAAGTTGACAGTGGAGCAGACTGTGCAAAATGTCAAAAACTTGAGAACCCAGATTTCTACTACAGATGTCTCCACTCTTCAGCATCTACTGGACTATGTTCTGTTCCCCCTGCGATTTTCCCTTAAGACATCAACGGGCCCCAAAAATCCTGGATTGGCGCAGGCTGTTCTGGAATGCATTACCTATATCCTCTCCATCACTCATATGAAAAACGCAGTCTCCTTAAAGGACATGTTTAGTGAGGTGTGCAGTTGTCTTCCTCCAGATCCACATCAGCCAGTGCCCGAGGAGCTGAAGCTGGCGGTGGTGTTGGCACTACATTCTCTTCTCCGGTCCTCCCGTGATGAAATCCTGTGTGTGCTATACAAACCATCCATTCTTCCGGAGATGGGATTCACCATTACTCTGCTGTTGAGATTTGCAGAACTAGAAAAGTCACGTGAGCTCCGTCTGGAAGCATTGAACTGTTTGGAGAGGTTGCTGGTCCCAAGCCTGAAGCAGATGATCCATCTTGGCGATCTGTTTGCGTCCTTCCTTCCTGGAGTGTGTACAGTGTTAACAAGGATAATCTGTGGGGATCCTAAGCAAGGATACAGAATAACAACTTGTGCTCTCAGGCTGTGGTGCGAGATAGTTAGCACAGTAATGTCAGATGAAAGCCTGGCCAAAGTAGCTGAGACAAAACCAGTCTTCCCTGAGTTGTCTAGCCGTGTCGCCGAACTCATGGTGCACAGAGACAGGACTTGGGTGAAACACTCTGCCAGCCGGTTACTAATCCATCTAGATAAAATCATAGAACATTGCACTGCCGACCCTCACTGGAGAGTCCGCCTGACTCTGGTGGACTTTGCTTATATCTTGCATATCCGTTGCTGGAATTCATTAGAGGAGGCGGCAGGGAACTTCTTGCGGATACTAGTAGGTTATTTGAGTGATGATAGACCTGAGGTCAAGGCTAGGACTCGTGCGGTCCTTCTGGAGATTCCCAAGCTAAGGCCAGCTTCTAggactcttggagacgtgctggcaGAGAGCCTCCATTCATTAGCTGTAACCCTTCCCAGGCTGCTCAGTTCTCAGGATGACCAAGGCAAGCTCCACACATTGACACTTCTTCACGGATATATGCAGCTTCTTGGTCCCAGACTTAACATTACTCTGCACTCTCCTGCTCACCTTCAGCGCCTTTCATTTGCTCTCCTGCAGACTCTTGAGTTAGACTTATCTTCCATTAAGGTGGTGGAAGAAAGACTTCCCTCCTCCGTTGGATCTCTGAAGGAGCAGGACTTGGCACATGCAGGGATGCAGCAGAAGTCATTCCGCTTTTTTAGGGACCCTCGTATTCTTTCTTCTATTCAGAGTGTCTGTCGGCTGTTGGGTTATTATGGAGATTTCTATTTATTAACGGACCACTTTTTGGGTCTGTATCGAGCACAGAGGATGCCTGCAGTGATTGTCCTGAATCAGTTAGTACTAGGGGCAGCTGGGATTGATATTGAAGCACTTTATGGATGTCACCAGGCAATGGAAGCCAATGAACTCTTAGATGCTATCCGTCCAGTTTTGGAAGAGTACACAGACCCTGCCAACTGGCAACTTCTTACTTGTAAGGACAGAGATGACTTGGTGGATCAGTTAGAATTGCTTCATGTTGGGGGTCCGGCAAAACCAGCAATTGGTGACATGACAGTAAATGCTTGGAAGCTTTGTCTGCAGTTGGAGGGAATATCCTGCTTTGCTCAGGCCCTTGGCTATAATTTCCGTCTACTTCTTATATCTACTCTTTACCCGCTGCTTGAAAAAGCTGGAGATCCTTCATTGATGGTCAGTGGGACAGCAGTGGTGGCCTTGGGCAATGTCAGCCAAGCATGTGGATACAAAAATATCAACCAGCTGATTGAACTCAATGTAGATTATTTAGCCAGTGAAGTCTCTGTTGGTCTCCGCCGTGTCAGACGTCACCATGGGGGAGCTGCATGTGTATTGCATGCCATGTTGGAGAATTGTGGGCCCAGTCTCCTGCCTCTGTTATACGAACTGGTTCAGGATCTGCTTCCAGCACTGGACAAGTCGCAGAACGAAGGAGCCATAATCCTCTTTCCTGTACTCCATTCTCTCATCACAAGATTAG GTAAATGGTTTCCTTCACCGGAAGTTACAACTCAACCAGTAACGAACACCTCCATCCAGCCCCAGTTGAGTGGTGAAAGTATGGCACAGGAGATGGCACAGTTCCTCCAGGATCATGTGGAGCAAATTCGTGTAGCAAGGGGAGATGTCGAAGAAGAGGAGGCTGCAG ACATATTACCCCCTTCTGAAGAAGAAAAGGATGACCATAAACCACCATTGCCCATCCATGTCCAGATCACCAAAGAGGTGGCTGAAAAATGCACGCACTTCTTGTCGCATAGTGACACACAACTTCGCATTCAG GCCCTGGACACTTTACGTGTGGCTTTAATACCCCTTCATTCTCAGGAAAATGTTCTCCTACCACTTGCTCACAAAATCTGGCCATGTCTTGTGAAAAGACTGTTACAGGATGAGCCGCTGGTTCTGCTGCGGGCCTTCCAG ATGCTCGTGTCACTTGCTGCATTGTGCAAAGATTTCATccggcagcgtgtgtgtaaggacgCTCTGCCTGCCTTCCTCACATCGCTGCGCTCTCAGGCTCTTGTCAGCTGTCATGCTGGCCCTGTATACAGCCACACTCTCGGCTTCAAGTTGCAGAAGGCGTTATTGGATGGGTTGGGAACGCTCTGTGTAGATTTAGCATTGG GTGACAGTGATTTGTTGGAGGTGGTTGATTCCTGCACGCTCTACCTCAGTGCCAGACAGCCCAAGCAGCTCCAGGAGGCTGCAGTCAG AACGTTACTTGGTGTTTCACAACTGGATCCAGACATTGTTTGGTTGCATCTATGCCAGTGGCAAAACCCGCCAGAAGTCCCCCACTCCTCTCTTGTTCCACCGTCTTGGACCACCAAACCACACGATGAATACACACAGAATGTCTGCAACCTCCTGCAAAAACTGTAG